The following proteins are co-located in the Pontiella desulfatans genome:
- a CDS encoding PEGA domain-containing protein, with translation MNLLRNGLFAALAALLLAGCDLGAGKGGEIHVGSAPEGAEIYLNGTKAGETPKRIVHLAPGAYTVELRKQGYERAYQTIALLEGREVDMDLELKQIVGLLLVTSDPAGSEVVIDHEVKGTTPALITELPLGEYPVVVRTAGLPERKATVVLADRKPVKLEVKHAPRVAVNSYPPGAEILVDGELKGIAPLVLEDVPTGSHQLLAQLDQYDSQEQSILLMPGLNDAVEFNLEKNSGTLLIDTEPAQVQVYVNGTLFATTQPKEGADSISQPLRIALKAGIDHKIQLVREGYTSTSLTVQTAVDQVVTQHKMLRRIFVYDTRITTKEEVIDCRLEYKLPNGNYYYERYPGVYNTAKAANILNVEKITLDDDRNEAARRLIEQSKQSMEGL, from the coding sequence ATGAATCTACTACGGAACGGACTGTTCGCGGCGCTGGCCGCACTGCTGTTGGCCGGGTGCGACCTGGGCGCCGGCAAGGGCGGCGAAATCCATGTGGGCTCGGCCCCGGAAGGCGCCGAGATCTATCTGAACGGAACCAAGGCCGGGGAAACCCCGAAGCGGATCGTCCATCTCGCGCCCGGCGCCTATACCGTCGAGCTGCGCAAGCAAGGCTATGAACGCGCCTACCAAACCATCGCCCTGCTCGAAGGCCGCGAAGTCGATATGGACCTGGAGCTGAAGCAGATCGTTGGTCTTTTGCTGGTCACCTCCGATCCCGCCGGTTCCGAGGTCGTCATCGACCACGAGGTCAAGGGCACCACGCCGGCGCTGATCACCGAGCTGCCGCTGGGGGAATACCCGGTGGTGGTGCGTACCGCCGGGTTGCCGGAGCGCAAGGCGACCGTCGTCCTGGCGGATCGCAAGCCGGTCAAGCTCGAGGTTAAGCATGCGCCGCGCGTGGCCGTCAACAGCTATCCGCCCGGTGCGGAAATCCTGGTGGATGGCGAGCTGAAGGGCATTGCGCCGCTGGTGCTTGAAGATGTTCCGACCGGATCGCACCAGCTACTGGCCCAGCTCGACCAGTACGATAGCCAGGAGCAATCCATCCTGTTGATGCCGGGCCTGAACGACGCCGTTGAGTTCAACCTCGAAAAGAACAGCGGCACGTTGCTGATCGACACGGAACCGGCGCAGGTGCAGGTGTATGTGAACGGAACCCTGTTCGCCACCACCCAGCCGAAGGAAGGGGCCGACTCGATTTCCCAGCCGCTGCGCATCGCGCTCAAAGCCGGCATCGACCACAAGATCCAGCTGGTGCGCGAGGGCTACACCTCCACCTCGCTCACGGTGCAGACCGCCGTCGACCAGGTGGTTACGCAGCACAAGATGCTGCGCCGCATCTTTGTCTACGACACGCGCATCACGACCAAGGAGGAAGTGATCGACTGCCGCCTGGAATACAAGCTGCCGAACGGGAACTATTATTACGAGCGCTATCCCGGCGTCTACAACACCGCCAAGGCCGCCAACATCCTCAATGTCGAAAAGATCACGCTGGACGACGACCGCAACGAAGCGGCCCGCCGCCTGATCGAGCAGAGCAAGCAGTCGATGGAAGGGTTGTAG
- a CDS encoding type II secretion system F family protein yields MFWLVPTLFALCTFLLVYALLNSLREAEESYVSEYTADTARQFEDLFLFIPPEQILRLTHIAASIAFLMVFMMAGNLASLLGVVRGGFAGLMAGGLVYLVPRFILRIMKRRRVERFNLQLAGAMDGMSNALKAGFSIQQAFDTVVEEGENPIAQEFAMFLQQLRVGMTFEEALADMDKRMGSEDLTLMIQSIEIARQTGGNLTEVFDRISETIRERRRIEGKIKSLTAQGRIQGRVVSAMPLVLGIGLYFIDQQMMMAFFRSTAGIMVLGIVVILEILGAVFIHKIVDIDV; encoded by the coding sequence ATGTTCTGGCTGGTTCCAACCCTCTTCGCCCTCTGCACCTTCCTGCTGGTCTATGCCCTGCTCAATTCGTTGCGCGAGGCCGAGGAGTCGTATGTCAGTGAATACACGGCCGACACCGCCCGCCAGTTCGAGGATCTCTTCCTTTTCATTCCGCCGGAGCAGATCCTGCGGCTCACGCACATTGCGGCGTCGATCGCCTTCCTGATGGTGTTCATGATGGCCGGCAACCTGGCCTCGCTCCTGGGCGTTGTCCGCGGTGGATTCGCCGGGCTCATGGCCGGCGGATTGGTCTACCTGGTTCCGCGCTTCATCCTGCGCATCATGAAGCGCCGCCGCGTCGAGCGCTTCAACCTGCAGCTGGCCGGCGCGATGGACGGCATGAGCAACGCGCTCAAGGCCGGCTTCAGCATCCAGCAGGCGTTCGACACCGTGGTGGAAGAGGGCGAAAACCCGATTGCGCAGGAGTTCGCCATGTTCCTCCAGCAGCTGCGCGTCGGCATGACCTTCGAAGAGGCGCTGGCCGACATGGACAAGCGCATGGGCTCCGAAGACCTCACGCTCATGATCCAGTCGATCGAGATTGCCCGCCAGACCGGCGGCAACCTGACCGAGGTGTTCGACCGTATTTCCGAAACCATCCGCGAGCGCCGTCGCATCGAAGGCAAGATCAAGTCGCTCACCGCGCAGGGCCGCATCCAGGGCCGCGTCGTCAGCGCCATGCCGCTGGTGCTGGGCATCGGCCTCTATTTTATCGACCAGCAAATGATGATGGCCTTCTTCCGTTCAACGGCGGGTATCATGGTGTTGGGCATTGTTGTGATTCTTGAAATTCTGGGAGCCGTTTTCATCCACAAGATCGTGGATATCGACGTTTAG
- a CDS encoding type II secretion system F family protein, giving the protein MDWEIILSSLMLFIAAMVFMAAVARAAKHVSYVTLADGRRQERSLPMSIRMMLPFCIFIPRAFTDLHAFEDSRQRINRRLVSGGYEGLIQPHEIIAMRLLMPLGLGLLVCVLLHFSFPHMPATIGQGLAERQYILFAIILILFGFLPDTWLKKSVRRRHRSIERSLPFVLDLLTLSVESGLDFMSGIHRIIEHREIDPLGEELIRVFREIQVGRTRKEALKNLATRVDHVDIRAVTSALLQADELGTGIGHALRIQADQIRTKRFQRAEKAGNEAPVKLLFPLTAFIFPAVFLVLLGPVILQMLQRGGF; this is encoded by the coding sequence ATGGATTGGGAAATCATACTCAGTAGTTTAATGCTGTTCATCGCGGCGATGGTCTTCATGGCCGCGGTGGCGCGCGCCGCCAAGCACGTGAGCTACGTCACGCTGGCCGATGGCCGCCGGCAGGAGCGCAGCCTGCCGATGTCGATCCGCATGATGCTGCCGTTCTGCATCTTCATCCCGCGCGCCTTCACCGACCTGCATGCGTTCGAGGATAGCCGCCAGCGCATCAACCGCCGCCTGGTTTCGGGCGGCTACGAGGGGCTCATCCAACCGCATGAAATCATTGCGATGCGGTTGCTGATGCCGTTGGGGCTGGGCCTGCTGGTTTGCGTGTTGCTCCACTTTTCGTTCCCCCACATGCCCGCCACCATCGGGCAGGGGCTGGCCGAGCGCCAATACATCCTCTTCGCGATCATCCTCATCCTGTTCGGTTTCCTGCCCGACACCTGGCTGAAGAAATCCGTTCGGCGCCGGCATAGGAGCATCGAGCGTTCCCTGCCGTTCGTGCTCGACCTGCTGACCCTCTCCGTCGAATCCGGCCTCGACTTCATGAGCGGCATCCACCGCATCATCGAGCATCGCGAAATCGATCCGCTCGGCGAGGAGCTCATCCGCGTCTTCCGCGAAATCCAGGTGGGCCGCACCCGCAAGGAGGCGCTCAAAAACCTGGCGACCCGCGTCGACCACGTTGATATCCGCGCGGTCACCAGCGCCCTGCTGCAGGCCGACGAGCTGGGCACCGGCATTGGCCACGCCCTGCGCATCCAGGCCGACCAAATTCGCACAAAGCGCTTCCAGCGCGCGGAAAAAGCGGGCAACGAGGCTCCGGTCAAACTGCTGTTCCCGCTCACGGCTTTCATTTTTCCGGCGGTGTTCCTCGTCTTGCTCGGACCCGTTATTTTACAGATGCTGCAGCGCGGTGGATTTTAG
- a CDS encoding TadE family protein: protein MSWKATPPEANPFGHPRAISKTSALPKTTKRFPVHLRFGPKEGSAIVESCLVMAVLCLILFGILQVSYLVAARNVINYSAVATARAAAVGMNDFMLHKVSHYAAIPAAGPIYTPQGFGRERPAGESTGAVWDNAISRKRNPRSQLGDYEVGVKEAYHLAGVTRFFNILDYENWQRDESTVHGDYIRDEDDLLTVRVRQRVPLAMPFSKLFFARNRTVKAHRNGEMDIYPAAQLEATVVIEDHSAFYLHTDERLLMEF, encoded by the coding sequence ATGAGCTGGAAGGCGACTCCACCGGAAGCGAATCCGTTCGGTCATCCAAGAGCTATCTCCAAGACCTCGGCTCTTCCGAAGACGACTAAGCGGTTTCCCGTGCACTTGCGCTTCGGCCCAAAAGAAGGCTCCGCAATCGTGGAGTCGTGCCTTGTGATGGCGGTGCTGTGCCTGATCCTGTTCGGGATCCTGCAGGTATCGTATCTGGTTGCGGCGCGCAACGTCATTAACTATTCCGCCGTGGCCACCGCCCGCGCGGCCGCGGTGGGCATGAACGATTTCATGCTCCACAAGGTGAGCCACTATGCCGCCATTCCCGCGGCCGGCCCCATCTACACGCCCCAGGGGTTCGGGCGCGAGCGCCCCGCCGGGGAGTCGACCGGGGCGGTGTGGGACAACGCGATTTCGCGCAAGCGCAATCCGCGCTCGCAGCTTGGGGACTACGAAGTCGGCGTCAAGGAGGCCTACCACCTCGCCGGGGTCACCCGTTTCTTCAACATCCTCGACTATGAAAACTGGCAGCGCGACGAATCCACCGTGCACGGCGACTACATCCGCGACGAAGACGACCTGCTCACCGTCCGTGTCCGGCAGCGGGTTCCGCTGGCCATGCCGTTCTCCAAGTTGTTCTTTGCGCGCAACCGCACGGTCAAGGCGCACCGCAACGGGGAGATGGATATCTATCCCGCCGCCCAGCTCGAAGCCACCGTGGTGATCGAAGACCATTCCGCCTTCTACCTGCACACCGACGAACGCTTGCTGATGGAGTTTTAA
- a CDS encoding Flp family type IVb pilin, with protein MKMVPKRKEGQAMTEYLIIVVLVAMAALVIFGLFGDTIQKKLGGAVDELEGDSTGSESVRSSKSYLQDLGSSEDD; from the coding sequence ATGAAGATGGTGCCCAAAAGAAAAGAAGGCCAGGCCATGACGGAATACCTGATCATCGTGGTGTTGGTGGCCATGGCGGCCCTGGTGATCTTCGGCCTGTTCGGCGACACGATCCAGAAAAAGCTGGGCGGCGCGGTCGATGAGCTGGAAGGCGACTCCACCGGAAGCGAATCCGTTCGGTCATCCAAGAGCTATCTCCAAGACCTCGGCTCTTCCGAAGACGACTAA
- a CDS encoding FHA domain-containing protein: MSHLIIEQGKEVGREITVPPSGMKFGRSPANDLVLDDEAVMLFQGRFFFKSDGTLWVTDFSAAEKTTVGGEPIDEYALSVGELVEVGATAFRIIATNQEAEPAAKPAAPEPADDEIDLGFKPASKPKGGGGKAERTKKQSLIHRVLQVLIVMLVLLVIAVAAPELMKLNSKAAPAEEQQKSLSFTYECVRGSYKNIFRYYLELTPDGMASVQIDDLRNRHIEKFVEVSPEALETLSRRLAGSGFFDIERDYVIDAPNAYEYYDVAIYRNGRFNQVRVLNKERPKDFDHTVTILEDFVFSELDVPFTLLEDEETLMRLAAEAYKLGEARFTERDVRPGNLAQAVKHYKESMVYLETLEPKPELYTRAKQGMEQAAAEQDGRYKDYKFNADRAMRLGDWREAEKQLRMLAELIPDRNDERYETISSKQLEVEEHLR, from the coding sequence ATGTCACATCTAATCATCGAACAAGGCAAGGAGGTCGGCAGGGAAATCACCGTGCCTCCTTCCGGTATGAAGTTTGGCCGGTCTCCGGCCAACGACCTCGTACTTGACGACGAAGCCGTCATGCTGTTCCAGGGGCGCTTCTTCTTCAAGTCCGACGGGACGCTCTGGGTCACCGACTTCAGCGCGGCGGAAAAGACGACGGTCGGCGGCGAGCCGATCGACGAGTATGCCCTGAGCGTGGGCGAGCTGGTCGAGGTGGGCGCCACCGCCTTCCGGATCATCGCAACGAACCAGGAAGCCGAACCCGCCGCGAAGCCGGCCGCGCCGGAGCCGGCCGACGACGAAATCGATCTGGGGTTCAAGCCCGCCTCCAAGCCCAAGGGCGGGGGGGGCAAGGCCGAGCGCACGAAAAAGCAGTCGCTCATCCACCGCGTGCTCCAGGTTTTGATCGTGATGCTGGTGCTGCTGGTGATCGCGGTTGCCGCGCCGGAGCTGATGAAGCTCAACAGCAAGGCCGCCCCGGCCGAGGAACAGCAAAAATCGCTCTCCTTCACCTACGAGTGCGTGCGCGGAAGCTATAAGAATATTTTCCGCTACTACCTCGAGCTGACGCCGGATGGAATGGCCTCCGTTCAGATCGACGACCTGCGCAACCGCCATATTGAAAAGTTCGTCGAGGTGTCGCCCGAGGCGCTCGAAACCCTCTCCCGCCGGCTGGCCGGCAGCGGATTCTTCGATATCGAACGCGACTACGTGATCGATGCGCCGAACGCCTACGAATACTACGATGTCGCCATCTACCGCAACGGGCGCTTCAACCAGGTGCGTGTGCTGAACAAGGAACGCCCGAAGGATTTCGACCATACGGTCACCATCCTCGAAGATTTCGTTTTCAGCGAACTCGACGTCCCGTTCACGCTGCTGGAGGACGAAGAGACGCTGATGCGCCTGGCGGCCGAGGCCTACAAGCTTGGCGAGGCGCGCTTTACCGAGCGCGATGTCCGGCCGGGCAACCTGGCGCAGGCGGTCAAGCACTACAAGGAATCGATGGTCTATCTCGAAACCCTCGAACCCAAGCCCGAACTCTACACCCGGGCCAAGCAGGGCATGGAACAGGCGGCCGCCGAGCAGGACGGCCGATATAAGGATTATAAATTCAACGCCGACCGCGCCATGCGGCTGGGCGACTGGCGCGAGGCCGAAAAGCAGCTCCGCATGCTCGCCGAGCTGATTCCCGACCGCAACGACGAGCGCTATGAAACCATCAGCTCCAAGCAGCTGGAAGTGGAGGAACACCTGCGATGA
- a CDS encoding pilus assembly protein TadG-related protein: protein MPTPPPRKSGQAIIFLMVVLVIGILAVVWNFDLHRVVSAKLRMRNAGDAAAMAGARWQGHTLNMIGDLNLIQVAILSEAYALYDQEYQAWLAAGGDESDEPEPVFEDYYDPAEMETLHELRLRLELVGPLGAFAVAQQTAFNNGAMHDPALADNLLMLASDLREEIAETPYDNAWEEYADLLEDLAVRGVCVGSYALMLPQRPHPLLSEGFYGAIAQALADWWCPMYSYRYYLENYEDFESWPKFPSKFRYRLMFDLQLDEFEVEILDDTISIPESAMLDGEEYLDQLEGYLTNQTDVIDEDFTDYVTNAVFEADLAYWHVYHRETWTRPWPRPAKYNDETDLSKPRPLFAIRDSVKPKFNYLGAVAGISMSAPVSRGILSSSKNQTVDLSYKAKAKPFGLLNTEEGIEPPHYFGFVFPCFDDVRLIHSDIGQKVMSGEFYEHASRHVRPYLENGPSALHPDCPYCRLLNAWENLDRQAGLEWIDRAYSDDDDNPCDPEIDNDDLPWGDAGGGATGGS, encoded by the coding sequence ATGCCGACCCCCCCGCCACGTAAATCCGGGCAGGCCATCATATTCCTGATGGTGGTGCTGGTGATCGGTATCCTGGCCGTGGTCTGGAACTTTGATCTGCACCGGGTGGTCTCCGCCAAGCTGCGCATGCGCAACGCCGGTGACGCCGCCGCGATGGCCGGCGCCCGTTGGCAGGGCCACACCCTCAACATGATCGGCGACCTCAACCTGATCCAGGTCGCGATTCTTTCTGAAGCGTATGCTCTATATGATCAGGAATATCAGGCATGGCTAGCTGCCGGTGGTGATGAGAGCGACGAACCGGAACCCGTTTTCGAGGATTACTACGATCCCGCCGAGATGGAAACCCTGCACGAGTTGCGCCTGCGCCTGGAGCTGGTCGGCCCGCTGGGGGCCTTTGCCGTTGCGCAGCAAACCGCGTTCAACAACGGCGCGATGCACGATCCCGCCCTCGCTGACAATCTGCTGATGCTGGCTTCGGATCTCCGGGAGGAAATTGCCGAAACCCCCTACGACAATGCGTGGGAGGAATATGCCGACCTGCTCGAAGACCTCGCCGTGCGCGGCGTTTGTGTCGGTTCCTATGCGTTGATGCTTCCACAGCGCCCCCACCCGCTATTGAGCGAAGGGTTCTATGGCGCAATCGCCCAGGCGCTGGCCGACTGGTGGTGCCCGATGTATAGCTACCGCTACTATCTCGAAAACTACGAGGATTTCGAAAGTTGGCCCAAGTTTCCCTCCAAATTCCGCTACCGTCTGATGTTCGACCTCCAGCTCGACGAGTTCGAAGTCGAAATTCTGGACGACACGATTTCCATTCCGGAATCCGCCATGCTCGACGGGGAAGAGTATCTGGATCAGCTTGAAGGTTATCTAACAAACCAGACGGATGTTATTGACGAAGATTTTACTGATTATGTTACTAATGCGGTTTTCGAGGCTGATCTTGCTTACTGGCATGTCTACCATAGAGAGACATGGACTAGGCCTTGGCCGCGCCCAGCGAAATACAATGATGAAACTGATCTCTCGAAGCCTAGGCCTCTGTTTGCCATTCGCGATTCTGTCAAACCCAAATTTAATTATCTTGGTGCAGTTGCCGGTATTTCCATGTCGGCTCCGGTGTCCCGTGGTATCCTTTCGAGTTCAAAGAACCAGACGGTTGATCTTTCCTACAAGGCTAAGGCAAAGCCATTTGGTTTGCTTAACACGGAGGAAGGGATAGAGCCTCCCCACTATTTTGGCTTTGTCTTCCCCTGTTTCGACGACGTGCGCCTGATCCATTCCGACATCGGGCAAAAGGTGATGAGCGGCGAGTTCTATGAGCATGCCTCCCGCCACGTTCGCCCCTATCTCGAAAACGGTCCGTCCGCGCTGCACCCGGACTGTCCCTACTGCCGCCTGCTGAACGCATGGGAAAACCTCGACCGCCAGGCCGGGCTCGAATGGATCGACCGCGCCTATAGCGACGACGACGACAACCCCTGCGATCCGGAGATCGACAACGACGACCTGCCGTGGGGCGATGCCGGAGGAGGTGCCACCGGTGGCTCGTAG
- a CDS encoding ATPase, T2SS/T4P/T4SS family, translated as MLQIHITHPQRDFESMDAPFGVYLIGSDASCRIVLDDGSVEEAHAVLTLMEDESYIEDLVSAGVFVAGEQVGTRQQIFAGMPIQIGNYTLMFGTEEELAGAESTLDSSAVPEVFRPMVVPRKVSRTQAVKQQIHTELVGRLDLKRLSMSKLQNSELQAKIEKTLGEIIEEIRERLPEGIDPKRLSKEIFDEAVGLGPLEDLLEDETITEIMVNGPGQVYVERAGKLILTNCNFINDASVNSIIERIVSPIGRRIDESQPYVDARLADGSRVNAVIHPLSLIGPCITIRKFSKDPFSVEDLIGFGTMSRATADFLRSCVLLRKNIIVSGGTGSGKTTLLNVLSSYLPDDERILTIEDAAELRLTQDHIVRLEARPANIEGRGAVTIRDLVRNALRMRPDRIVVGECRGAEALDMLQAMNTGHEGSLTTIHANSPRDTLARLETMVLMAGMDLPVRAIREQVGSAVHIICQISRFSDGTRKVSKITEVSGMEQDRITLQDLFEFKQSGVDTKGKVLGELVPTGAVPTFIEDIGKHGITFDRSIFNTNVGG; from the coding sequence ATGCTCCAGATCCATATTACCCACCCGCAGCGCGACTTTGAATCGATGGACGCCCCGTTCGGGGTCTACCTGATCGGTTCCGATGCTTCGTGCCGCATTGTGCTCGACGACGGCAGCGTCGAAGAGGCGCACGCCGTGTTGACGCTGATGGAGGACGAGTCCTACATCGAAGACCTGGTCTCGGCCGGGGTGTTCGTGGCCGGCGAGCAGGTGGGCACGCGCCAGCAAATCTTTGCCGGCATGCCGATCCAGATCGGGAACTATACCCTGATGTTCGGCACCGAGGAGGAGCTGGCGGGCGCGGAGTCCACCCTCGATTCCAGCGCGGTTCCGGAAGTCTTCCGGCCCATGGTGGTGCCGCGCAAGGTTTCGCGCACGCAGGCCGTCAAGCAGCAGATCCATACCGAGCTGGTCGGCCGCCTCGACCTGAAGCGGCTGAGCATGAGCAAGCTGCAGAACAGCGAGCTGCAAGCCAAGATCGAGAAAACCCTCGGCGAGATCATCGAGGAAATCCGCGAGCGACTTCCGGAGGGCATCGATCCCAAGCGCCTCTCCAAGGAAATCTTCGACGAAGCCGTCGGCCTCGGGCCGCTGGAGGATCTGCTCGAAGACGAAACGATCACCGAAATCATGGTCAACGGCCCGGGGCAGGTCTATGTGGAGCGCGCCGGCAAGCTGATCCTGACCAACTGCAACTTCATCAACGACGCCTCCGTCAACTCGATCATCGAGCGTATTGTTTCGCCCATCGGCCGTCGCATCGACGAGAGCCAACCCTATGTGGACGCCCGCCTGGCCGACGGCTCGCGTGTGAACGCCGTCATCCATCCGCTGTCGCTCATCGGCCCATGCATCACCATCCGCAAGTTTTCCAAGGATCCGTTCTCGGTCGAGGACTTGATCGGCTTCGGGACGATGTCGCGCGCGACGGCCGATTTCCTGCGCTCGTGCGTGCTGTTGCGCAAGAACATCATTGTTTCGGGCGGTACCGGTTCCGGTAAAACCACCCTGCTCAACGTGCTTTCGAGCTACCTGCCCGACGACGAGCGCATCCTCACGATCGAGGATGCCGCCGAGCTGCGGCTCACCCAGGACCACATCGTACGCCTCGAGGCGCGCCCCGCCAACATCGAGGGACGCGGCGCGGTGACCATCCGCGACCTCGTGCGCAACGCGCTGCGCATGCGGCCCGACCGCATCGTGGTCGGCGAGTGCCGCGGCGCCGAGGCGCTCGACATGCTGCAAGCCATGAACACCGGCCACGAAGGCTCGCTCACCACCATCCACGCCAACTCGCCGCGCGATACGCTCGCGCGTCTCGAAACCATGGTGCTGATGGCCGGGATGGATCTGCCGGTGCGCGCCATCCGCGAGCAGGTCGGTTCGGCCGTGCATATCATTTGCCAGATTTCGCGCTTCAGCGACGGCACCCGCAAGGTCAGCAAGATCACCGAGGTTTCCGGGATGGAGCAGGACCGCATCACGCTGCAGGACCTGTTCGAGTTCAAGCAGTCCGGGGTCGATACCAAGGGCAAGGTGCTGGGCGAACTGGTGCCGACCGGTGCGGTGCCGACCTTCATCGAGGATATCGGCAAGCACGGCATCACGTTCGACCGTTCCATCTTCAACACGAATGTGGGGGGCTAA
- a CDS encoding DUF192 domain-containing protein: MSRILINDGSDAILVEKLILAESTPALMRGLLGRASLPADTGMLLRPCRSIHMWFMRFPIDAAFLDQEMRVLKVARNLRPWQLAFAPRKTHCVLETASGVLETIREGNRLRLETDSD; this comes from the coding sequence ATGTCACGCATTTTGATAAACGATGGGAGCGATGCCATTCTGGTGGAAAAGCTGATTCTTGCGGAATCAACCCCCGCCTTGATGCGCGGTCTGCTGGGACGGGCTTCGTTGCCGGCGGATACCGGTATGCTGCTGCGCCCCTGCCGCAGCATCCACATGTGGTTCATGCGCTTCCCGATCGATGCCGCCTTCCTGGACCAGGAAATGCGGGTGCTCAAGGTTGCGCGCAACCTGCGCCCCTGGCAGCTCGCGTTTGCGCCGCGCAAAACCCACTGCGTGCTCGAAACCGCCAGCGGGGTGCTCGAAACCATTCGGGAAGGCAACCGCCTCCGGCTGGAAACGGACTCCGACTAG
- the cpaB gene encoding Flp pilus assembly protein CpaB, whose amino-acid sequence MKNKLIMAVAILVAVLAFLMNWNYLRKERDALYEGAVKVKVIVAKRDLPAMTMLAIEDLALREEFKSAVGRNAFYEDDLDALLGKKLLYPVKRSDPLLWSQVDMPRKLKSGLSPVIEKGKRAISLSIAGAQAVSGLVQPNDNVDIIGTFTFPSRTNPKAVESVTLTLMQNVSVIATGAQIAGQDNRNRQGGGGYSTVTFAVTPREAELLVFAQQTRGQLYLSLRNPEDRNYETELPSVNFDYIESVLQELNEKRQKEILMTDPTI is encoded by the coding sequence ATGAAGAATAAACTGATAATGGCGGTGGCCATACTCGTGGCCGTCCTGGCTTTCCTGATGAACTGGAACTATCTGCGCAAGGAGCGCGACGCACTCTATGAAGGGGCCGTGAAGGTCAAGGTCATTGTTGCCAAGCGCGACCTGCCGGCCATGACGATGCTCGCCATCGAGGATCTGGCCCTGCGCGAGGAATTCAAGTCGGCGGTCGGACGCAACGCGTTCTACGAAGACGATCTCGATGCCCTGCTCGGCAAGAAACTGCTCTATCCCGTCAAGCGCTCCGACCCGCTGCTGTGGTCGCAGGTCGATATGCCGCGCAAGCTCAAGAGCGGCCTTTCGCCGGTCATCGAAAAGGGCAAGCGCGCCATCTCGCTCTCCATCGCCGGGGCGCAGGCCGTCTCCGGCCTGGTGCAGCCGAACGACAACGTCGACATCATCGGCACCTTCACCTTCCCGTCGCGCACGAATCCGAAGGCGGTCGAGTCGGTCACGCTGACGCTGATGCAGAATGTTTCGGTCATCGCGACCGGCGCGCAGATCGCCGGGCAGGACAACCGGAACCGGCAGGGCGGGGGCGGCTACAGCACCGTCACCTTCGCCGTCACGCCGCGCGAGGCCGAGCTGCTCGTCTTCGCCCAGCAGACCCGCGGACAGCTCTACCTCTCGCTGCGCAACCCCGAAGACCGCAACTATGAAACGGAGCTGCCCTCCGTCAACTTCGACTACATCGAATCCGTCCTCCAGGAGCTCAACGAAAAGCGCCAGAAGGAAATTTTAATGACCGACCCAACCATCTGA
- a CDS encoding YicC/YloC family endoribonuclease: protein MALKSMTGFGEGQASASGIRVTVEVSSVNRKQLDINVNLPRNLVTLDAQVQKLVRAEFSRGRVSGIVRVEAADGSTGAVKIDAKLASQYVEGIRKTASKLKLSDDLGAETIARLPGVVSVEQENLDADHASAVLDLAMAQALKGLAKMRATEGKALEKDLRDRLAMLEEMKKAIGKLSPTVVAAYREKLFQRLEEAGLEEIASDERIVKEIALFADRCDISEELTRLKSHLAQARKLLRSTEPVGRTLDFLCQELFREINTVGSKANEVEITRLVVNFKTELERIREQVQNIE from the coding sequence ATGGCATTGAAGAGCATGACAGGTTTTGGCGAAGGGCAGGCTTCGGCGTCCGGTATCCGCGTGACGGTCGAGGTGAGCTCCGTCAACCGCAAGCAGCTGGACATCAACGTCAACCTGCCGCGCAACCTCGTCACGCTCGATGCGCAGGTGCAAAAGCTGGTGCGCGCCGAATTTTCGCGCGGGCGGGTCTCCGGCATTGTCCGGGTGGAGGCCGCCGACGGTTCGACCGGCGCGGTGAAGATCGACGCCAAGCTGGCCAGCCAATATGTGGAAGGCATCCGCAAGACCGCCAGCAAGCTCAAGCTTTCCGACGATCTCGGCGCCGAAACCATTGCGCGGTTGCCGGGGGTGGTTTCGGTCGAGCAGGAAAACCTCGATGCCGACCACGCGTCGGCCGTGCTCGATCTGGCCATGGCCCAGGCGCTCAAGGGCCTGGCCAAAATGCGCGCCACCGAAGGCAAGGCGCTCGAGAAGGATTTACGCGATCGCCTCGCCATGTTGGAGGAGATGAAGAAGGCCATCGGCAAGCTGTCGCCGACCGTGGTCGCCGCCTATCGCGAAAAACTCTTCCAGCGCCTGGAGGAGGCCGGGCTGGAGGAGATCGCCTCCGACGAGCGGATCGTCAAGGAGATCGCCCTTTTCGCCGACCGCTGCGACATCAGCGAAGAACTCACCCGTTTGAAAAGCCACCTGGCGCAGGCGCGCAAGCTGTTGCGCTCCACCGAGCCGGTCGGGCGCACGCTTGACTTCCTTTGCCAGGAACTGTTCCGCGAAATCAACACCGTGGGCTCCAAGGCCAACGAAGTGGAGATCACCCGCCTGGTGGTGAACTTCAAGACCGAACTTGAGCGGATCCGCGAGCAAGTTCAGAACATCGAGTAG